Proteins from a genomic interval of Oceanibaculum indicum P24:
- a CDS encoding TRAP transporter substrate-binding protein, producing the protein MRKFFTAMALSMAVAGFSTAASAETWDMPLPYPDTNFHTKNTRMFAEDVAKLSGGKLTITIHSGASLFKMPEIKRAVRTGQAQIGEILLSAYGNENAVFEADGVPFLATGYDNAMKLYKAQKPVLEKLLAEEGLKLLYAAPWPGQGLFVQTEIASVEGMKGVKFRAYNAATARFAELAGAVPTTVQYAEVPQAFSTGLVSSMLTSGATGVDVKAWDFVKVFYQTDAMHPKNIVFVNKRAFDGLDKATQDAVMKAAADAETRIWAASKEEADRTVKALGDNGMKVLMPSDKLQADLKAIGDQMVKEWLEKAGADGKTIVDAYNKM; encoded by the coding sequence ATGCGGAAATTCTTCACGGCCATGGCGCTTTCCATGGCGGTTGCCGGCTTTTCCACCGCCGCCTCGGCGGAAACCTGGGACATGCCGCTGCCGTACCCCGATACCAACTTCCACACCAAGAACACGCGGATGTTCGCCGAGGATGTGGCGAAGCTGTCGGGCGGCAAGCTGACCATCACCATCCACAGCGGTGCCTCGCTGTTCAAGATGCCGGAGATCAAGCGCGCCGTCCGTACCGGACAGGCGCAGATCGGCGAGATCCTGCTGTCCGCCTACGGTAACGAGAACGCGGTGTTCGAGGCTGACGGCGTGCCGTTCCTGGCCACCGGCTACGACAATGCCATGAAGCTGTACAAGGCCCAGAAGCCGGTGCTGGAAAAGCTGCTGGCCGAGGAAGGGCTGAAGCTGCTTTATGCAGCGCCCTGGCCGGGCCAGGGGCTGTTCGTGCAGACCGAGATCGCGTCGGTTGAGGGCATGAAGGGCGTGAAGTTCCGCGCCTACAACGCCGCGACCGCGCGCTTTGCCGAGCTGGCCGGCGCGGTGCCGACCACCGTGCAGTATGCCGAGGTGCCGCAGGCCTTCTCCACCGGCCTGGTCTCCTCGATGCTTACCTCCGGCGCCACCGGCGTGGACGTGAAGGCCTGGGACTTCGTGAAAGTGTTCTATCAGACCGACGCGATGCACCCGAAGAACATCGTCTTCGTGAACAAGCGTGCCTTCGACGGGCTGGACAAGGCAACGCAGGACGCGGTGATGAAGGCCGCCGCCGATGCCGAGACCCGCATCTGGGCCGCCAGCAAGGAAGAGGCCGATCGCACCGTGAAGGCGCTGGGCGACAATGGCATGAAGGTGCTGATGCCGAGCGACAAGCTGCAGGCCGACCTGAAGGCCATCGGCGACCAGATGGTCAAGGAATGGCTTGAGAAGGCCGGCGCCGACGGCAAGACCATCGTGGACGCCTACAACAAGATGTAA
- a CDS encoding ketopantoate reductase family protein: MKICIYGAGSVGGYLGARLAAADGIEASLIARGAHLAAIRQDGLTLHQQGESVTVRPAASDNPADFGPQDVVICTVKAHGLTGIARSMAPLLGPDTAVVFAMNGVPWWYFHALPGQHEGRSIDRLDPGGTIRDATGPERAIGCVVHIGAEVTSPGTVTVTGRERFEMGEPDGSMSPRLTRLMEAFGTAGITAVAHDNIRDYVWSKLLGNITSNPLSALTRATMGQLYDDDILRGFMRRMMEEAEAVASALGASLPVSIDKRFESGPRLKDFRTSTLQDLLAGRPLEIEPIVGAVVELGDLTGVDTPSIDLIYALLKRLAINEGLYPAG, encoded by the coding sequence GTGAAAATCTGCATCTATGGCGCCGGCTCGGTCGGCGGATATCTCGGCGCGCGGCTGGCGGCGGCGGACGGCATCGAGGCCAGCCTGATCGCCCGGGGGGCGCATCTGGCGGCGATCCGCCAGGACGGGCTGACCCTGCACCAGCAGGGCGAGAGCGTCACCGTGCGCCCCGCCGCCAGCGACAATCCCGCGGATTTCGGCCCGCAGGATGTGGTGATCTGCACCGTGAAGGCGCACGGCCTTACCGGCATCGCGCGCAGCATGGCGCCACTGCTGGGGCCGGACACCGCCGTGGTGTTCGCCATGAACGGCGTGCCCTGGTGGTATTTCCACGCCCTGCCCGGCCAGCATGAGGGCCGCTCCATCGACCGGCTGGACCCCGGCGGGACCATCCGCGACGCCACCGGGCCTGAGCGCGCCATCGGCTGCGTCGTCCATATCGGCGCGGAAGTCACCAGCCCCGGCACGGTGACCGTCACCGGCCGCGAACGTTTCGAGATGGGTGAGCCGGACGGCAGCATGAGCCCGCGCCTGACCCGCCTGATGGAGGCGTTCGGGACCGCCGGCATCACCGCCGTCGCGCACGACAATATCCGCGACTATGTGTGGTCGAAGCTGCTCGGCAATATCACCTCCAACCCGCTCAGCGCGCTGACCCGCGCGACCATGGGCCAGCTCTATGACGACGACATCCTGCGCGGCTTCATGCGCCGGATGATGGAGGAGGCGGAAGCCGTCGCCAGCGCGCTGGGCGCCAGCCTGCCGGTCAGCATCGACAAGCGGTTCGAGAGCGGGCCCCGGCTGAAGGACTTCAGGACCTCGACGCTGCAGGACCTGCTGGCCGGCAGGCCGCTGGAGATCGAGCCGATCGTCGGCGCGGTCGTCGAACTGGGCGACCTGACCGGCGTGGATACGCCCTCCATCGACCTGATCTACGCGCTGCTGAAGCGCCTCGCCATCAATGAGGGGCTATACCCGGCGGGGTGA
- a CDS encoding TRAP transporter small permease, protein MRAALDFLYKLCGVLAAISLAGIAVLILAQIVGRFFGVLVPSANEIAGFLMAASSFLALAYAFKAGSHIRVNLVLLRLAPSSRRWADIVCLVAGTILSSYFAWYTWVLVADSIRFKEVADGLVPIPLAWPQGAMLVGLTVLAIAFLDELISVIRGNTPSYDNSEDVVLENRPELGPSDRIEAND, encoded by the coding sequence ATGCGCGCGGCGCTCGATTTCCTGTACAAGCTGTGCGGCGTTCTGGCGGCGATCTCGCTGGCCGGCATCGCCGTCCTTATCCTGGCGCAGATCGTCGGCCGCTTCTTCGGCGTGCTGGTGCCGTCCGCGAACGAGATCGCCGGCTTCCTGATGGCCGCCTCTTCCTTCCTGGCGCTGGCCTATGCCTTCAAAGCGGGCAGCCACATCCGGGTCAATCTGGTGCTGCTGCGGCTCGCCCCCTCGTCGCGGCGCTGGGCCGATATCGTCTGCCTGGTGGCCGGCACCATCCTGTCCTCCTATTTCGCCTGGTACACCTGGGTGCTGGTTGCCGATTCGATCCGCTTCAAGGAAGTCGCGGACGGGCTGGTGCCGATTCCGCTGGCCTGGCCGCAAGGCGCCATGCTGGTTGGCCTTACGGTACTGGCCATCGCCTTCCTGGACGAGCTGATCTCCGTGATTCGCGGCAATACGCCGTCCTATGACAATTCCGAGGATGTGGTGCTGGAGAACCGCCCTGAGCTGGGGCCATCCGACCGCATCGAAGCGAACGATTAA
- a CDS encoding DMT family transporter: protein MPATPIDNARGILLILLAIACFASMDALAKFLLQRHEMPQVVWARYTFHLLAMALILGPHRIPRLLRTQRPLAQILRASLLLASTAMFFTAISYIPLADASAIGFLSPLLVTALSVPVLGEKVGPRRWAAVVVGLVGVLIILRPGMGSVHWASFLVLGVALTFAGFSLMTRILGRSEDGTTMLLYTAVVGCAVTSLIVPFYWRAVPLESWLLFGAVGALGGLGHLVLIRAYKLAEASALAPFSYSQLIWAMLLGFLMFGDVPQAHMLAGSALLVASGLYVWHRERQLARKLPLSAG from the coding sequence CGACAATGCCCGTGGTATCCTTTTGATCCTGCTGGCCATCGCCTGCTTCGCCTCGATGGACGCGCTGGCGAAATTCCTGCTGCAACGCCACGAGATGCCGCAGGTGGTGTGGGCGCGCTATACCTTCCACCTGCTGGCGATGGCGCTGATCCTGGGGCCGCACCGCATTCCGCGCCTGCTGAGGACGCAGCGGCCGCTGGCGCAGATCCTGCGCGCCAGCCTGCTGCTGGCCTCGACCGCGATGTTCTTCACCGCCATCAGCTACATTCCGCTGGCCGACGCCAGCGCCATCGGCTTCCTGTCGCCGCTGCTGGTAACCGCCCTGTCGGTGCCGGTGCTGGGCGAGAAGGTCGGCCCGCGCCGCTGGGCCGCCGTTGTCGTCGGTCTGGTCGGCGTGCTGATCATCCTGCGCCCCGGCATGGGCAGCGTGCACTGGGCATCCTTCCTGGTGCTGGGCGTGGCGCTGACCTTTGCCGGCTTCTCGCTGATGACCCGCATCCTGGGCCGCAGCGAGGACGGCACCACCATGCTGCTCTACACGGCGGTGGTCGGCTGTGCCGTCACCAGCCTGATCGTGCCATTCTACTGGCGCGCCGTACCGCTGGAGAGCTGGCTGCTGTTCGGCGCGGTCGGCGCGCTGGGTGGCCTCGGCCATCTGGTGCTGATCCGCGCCTACAAGCTGGCGGAGGCGTCAGCGCTGGCGCCGTTCAGCTACAGCCAGCTGATCTGGGCGATGTTGCTGGGCTTCCTGATGTTCGGCGATGTGCCGCAGGCGCACATGCTCGCCGGCTCCGCGTTGCTGGTCGCCAGCGGCCTCTATGTCTGGCACCGCGAACGGCAGCTCGCCCGTAAACTACCGCTCAGCGCCGGCTGA
- a CDS encoding TRAP transporter large permease codes for MDQLIQSILLIALLFLFLGGGFWVAMSLLAIGYVGISMFASAPPGIVMSTTVWGASASWTLTALPLFIWMGEILFRTKLSEDMFQGLAPWLTRLPGRLLHVNVLGCAVFAAVSGSSAATAMTVGKMSVPELSRRGYDEKLSIGSLAGSGTLGLLIPPSIILIVYGVSAEVSIVQLFIAGVFPGMLLAGLFMGYIALWAVIHPGKTPPADFSMGFLEKVYASRRLIPIILLIVFVIGSIYWGWATATEAAACGVAGALFLSLVTGSLNWQAFWSSLLGATRTSCMIAFILAGAAFLSVAMGYTGLPRVLAEWIRDMQLSPYVLLIALTLFFIVLGCFLDGISVVVLTVAIILPMVQAAGIDLLWFGIYVVLVVEMSQITPPVGFNLFVLQGLTGRNILYIAYAALPFFLLMVVAVVIITIFPEIVTYLPQQATARN; via the coding sequence ATGGACCAGCTTATCCAGTCGATCCTGCTGATCGCGCTGCTCTTCCTCTTCCTCGGCGGCGGCTTCTGGGTCGCCATGTCGCTGCTGGCCATCGGCTATGTCGGCATCTCCATGTTCGCCAGCGCGCCGCCCGGCATCGTCATGTCCACCACGGTGTGGGGGGCGTCGGCCAGCTGGACGCTGACCGCCCTGCCGCTGTTCATCTGGATGGGCGAGATCCTGTTCCGCACCAAGCTGTCGGAGGACATGTTCCAGGGGCTGGCCCCCTGGCTGACCCGGCTGCCGGGCCGGCTGCTGCATGTGAATGTGCTGGGCTGCGCGGTGTTCGCCGCCGTCTCCGGCTCCTCGGCGGCGACTGCGATGACGGTCGGCAAGATGTCGGTGCCGGAGCTTTCCCGGCGCGGCTATGACGAGAAGCTGTCGATCGGCTCGCTGGCCGGCTCCGGCACGCTCGGCCTGCTGATCCCGCCCTCGATCATCCTGATCGTCTATGGCGTCTCGGCCGAGGTGTCCATCGTCCAGCTGTTCATTGCCGGTGTGTTCCCCGGCATGCTGCTGGCCGGGCTGTTCATGGGCTATATCGCGCTGTGGGCGGTGATCCATCCGGGCAAGACCCCGCCCGCCGATTTCAGCATGGGCTTCCTGGAGAAGGTCTATGCCTCGCGCCGGCTGATCCCGATCATCCTGCTGATCGTCTTCGTCATCGGCTCGATCTACTGGGGCTGGGCGACGGCGACGGAGGCGGCGGCCTGCGGTGTCGCCGGCGCGCTGTTCCTGTCGCTGGTCACCGGCTCGCTGAACTGGCAGGCCTTCTGGTCCAGCCTGCTGGGTGCCACCCGCACCTCCTGCATGATCGCCTTCATCCTGGCGGGGGCGGCCTTCCTGTCGGTGGCGATGGGCTATACCGGCCTGCCGCGCGTGCTGGCGGAATGGATCCGCGACATGCAGCTCTCGCCCTATGTGCTGCTGATCGCGCTGACCCTGTTCTTCATCGTGCTGGGCTGTTTCCTGGACGGCATCTCGGTGGTGGTGCTGACCGTCGCCATCATCCTGCCGATGGTGCAGGCGGCGGGTATCGACCTGCTGTGGTTCGGCATCTATGTCGTGCTGGTGGTGGAGATGTCGCAGATCACCCCGCCGGTCGGCTTCAACCTGTTCGTGCTGCAGGGCCTGACGGGACGCAACATCCTCTATATCGCCTATGCGGCGCTGCCCTTCTTCCTGCTGATGGTGGTGGCGGTCGTGATCATCACCATCTTCCCGGAGATCGTCACCTACCTGCCGCAGCAGGCGACGGCGCGGAACTGA
- a CDS encoding MFS transporter, protein MDASVALPRSDTKVIGLISTAHFLSHVYMLVLPPLFPLLKDVYGVSFAALGLALTVFNVATGLTQAPMGFLVDRFGARAILIAGLIVEAIAFMMIGLFPSYWALIALMAVAGLANAVYHPADYTILSASVDGKRMGRAFSIHTFAGYFGFAVAPVMMVFLLGAVGWQMALVIAGGAGLAVALVLMAFSGVLKDETPAGAQAGGRKPKAEESASASGPQGIKLLLSLPVIMGFLFFVGISMTNGGFTSFGVSALVTIYEAPLAQANVPLTAYLFASAAGVLAGGWVADRTNRHSLVAGGCFLLVGLFVACVAAFSPSLAVVGVLFALAGFFSGMVAPSRDMMIRAVTPAGSTGKVFGFVSTGFNLGGAITPLMFGLLLDRVADPSILFWVIAGLSVATIATVLTAGSVSRR, encoded by the coding sequence ATGGATGCCAGCGTCGCGCTGCCGCGCAGCGACACGAAGGTCATTGGCCTTATCAGCACGGCGCACTTCCTCAGCCATGTGTACATGCTGGTGCTGCCGCCGCTGTTCCCGCTGCTGAAGGACGTCTATGGCGTCAGCTTCGCGGCGCTGGGGCTGGCGCTGACCGTGTTCAACGTGGCGACCGGCCTGACCCAGGCGCCGATGGGCTTTCTGGTGGACCGGTTCGGTGCCCGCGCCATCCTGATCGCCGGGCTGATCGTCGAGGCCATCGCCTTCATGATGATCGGCCTGTTTCCCAGCTACTGGGCGCTGATCGCGCTGATGGCCGTCGCCGGCCTCGCCAATGCCGTCTATCACCCCGCCGACTACACGATCCTGTCGGCCTCAGTCGATGGCAAGCGCATGGGGCGGGCCTTTTCCATCCATACTTTCGCCGGCTATTTCGGCTTCGCCGTCGCCCCGGTGATGATGGTGTTCCTGCTGGGCGCGGTGGGCTGGCAGATGGCGCTGGTCATCGCCGGCGGGGCGGGCCTTGCCGTGGCGCTGGTGCTGATGGCGTTTTCCGGCGTTCTGAAAGACGAGACTCCTGCTGGCGCCCAGGCGGGAGGCCGCAAGCCGAAGGCGGAAGAGTCAGCGTCCGCATCTGGCCCGCAAGGTATCAAATTGCTGCTCAGCCTGCCGGTCATCATGGGCTTCCTGTTCTTCGTCGGCATCTCGATGACCAATGGCGGCTTCACCAGCTTCGGCGTCTCGGCGCTGGTGACGATCTATGAGGCACCACTGGCGCAGGCCAACGTGCCGCTGACCGCCTATCTGTTCGCCAGCGCGGCCGGCGTGCTGGCCGGCGGCTGGGTTGCCGACCGCACCAATCGCCATTCGCTGGTGGCCGGTGGCTGCTTCCTGCTGGTCGGGCTGTTCGTCGCCTGCGTCGCCGCCTTCAGCCCGTCGCTGGCGGTGGTCGGCGTGCTGTTCGCGCTGGCCGGCTTCTTCAGCGGCATGGTGGCGCCCTCGCGCGACATGATGATCCGCGCGGTCACCCCGGCGGGTTCGACCGGCAAGGTATTCGGCTTCGTCTCCACCGGCTTCAACCTGGGCGGGGCGATCACGCCGCTGATGTTCGGCCTGCTGCTGGACCGGGTGGCCGATCCGTCGATCCTGTTCTGGGTGATTGCCGGCCTTAGCGTGGCGACCATCGCCACCGTGCTGACGGCGGGCAGCGTCAGCCGGCGCTGA